The following DNA comes from Chitinophaga nivalis.
CTCAAAAAAATTATAGATGGCTACAAAAAGATGGCCCATATAAAACTGATTACAGCCGGCGTACCGTGATTTCAATGCGATGAAAATACAGCAACCTTATTGTTGCTGCTCCCTTCTCAACAGTCCGCCATGCATACGATGCAATTATTTCTTTTGTTTTCTGAAAACTGACAGCAATACCCAGCTCACAGCGGCGGCCAGCAGGCCGGCCCCAATAGCCAGGGTGATACTGCCATAAATATATTGTAAGGTGTTATCGCGGATGGTATCAAAAGTGATGCCTTCCGTGAAAACCAGGTCTTTAGCGGTTTGTCCCAGCCAGATACGGCCGGTTAAGAAGCTGGCAAAAATAACGAAGGGTGTCAGCGGCGGGGTGCTTACATGCGCCGCCAGCAACACCAGTGCCTTATTCAGTTTCAGCCGGATGGACACCAGAATGGCTACCAGCAGCTGAAAACCCCAAATGGGTACAATGGCCATGAATATGCCGAAGCCGATGGAAGCGGCTTTCCGGCCATTGGATTCATCTGCCCTTAATACCTCTTCCCGCCACATCTTTTTCCAGCTTTCTTTTTTCAACAGAAACCGGATCAGGTCGCGGGGTTTGATATATAAAAAAGTGATGAGTACCAGTACTGTATTCAGTACGCTGATACGCGAAAAATCGCGGAAAGGACGGAAATGGGATACCCGTTCTTCTGCCGGCGGATAATATACTTTTACCGGCGCCCAGTCTATTTTTATACCCTTCCAGGCACTGCGCACCAATACTTCTATTTCAAATTCATACTTGGTACACCAGAAATGCATGTTCCGCATCCGGTGCAGTGGATACAACCGGTATCCCGATTGTGTATCCGGCGCTTTCAGCCCCGTTTCCACATAAAACCAGAAATTGGAAAACTTATTGGCAAAGGTATTTTTACCTGGCATATTTTCCTGTTGCAGGTTGCGCGCACCAATGACCAGTGCATCCGGGTTTTCCTTGATTTTATCCAGCATCACCGGCAGATCGGAGGCAAAATGCTGTCCGTCTGCATCCATGGTAATCACGTATTGGTAACCCTGGGCAGCCGCATAGGAAAATCCACGGCGGAGTGCAATCCCCTTGCCACGGTTAGGACTATACGAAACCAGCTGTATAGCAGGATATTGTTCCAGCACGGCGGCTGTATCATCGGTAGCACCATCATTCACCACAATCACATGACTGGTATATGACAACGCATCTGCCAGTACAGCCCCCAGTGTAGCGGCATTGTTGTAGGTGGGAATCAGTACCGCTGCGCGGTGACTTTCAAAAAGTCCGTTATATATAGTATGGTTCGTCACTTACTTAAAAATCCCCTGGAACTTCATAAATGTGGTGTCGTCGCGTTTCAGCGTAGCGTTTACTTTCTGGCCTGCCTCTTCAGTTTTGAAGGAGATGGTCACATCTACCAACGGTGTTTTTCCGGGATCGATCATGTTCAGGAACTTCATCTGACCGGCTTTCTGTAAAGTAACCGGCTGTTGTAATGCGCCACGCAGCAATTCGGTAATGATCTGCATCATGCATACACCGGGAACAACGGGTTGTTCCGGAAAATGGCCTTCGAATATCGGATGTGC
Coding sequences within:
- a CDS encoding 3-hydroxyacyl-ACP dehydratase; its protein translation is MLAGNFYTITTQTQDAGQVTTTIELNAAHPIFEGHFPEQPVVPGVCMMQIITELLRGALQQPVTLQKAGQMKFLNMIDPGKTPLVDVTISFKTEEAGQKVNATLKRDDTTFMKFQGIFK
- a CDS encoding DUF2062 domain-containing protein, with amino-acid sequence MTNHTIYNGLFESHRAAVLIPTYNNAATLGAVLADALSYTSHVIVVNDGATDDTAAVLEQYPAIQLVSYSPNRGKGIALRRGFSYAAAQGYQYVITMDADGQHFASDLPVMLDKIKENPDALVIGARNLQQENMPGKNTFANKFSNFWFYVETGLKAPDTQSGYRLYPLHRMRNMHFWCTKYEFEIEVLVRSAWKGIKIDWAPVKVYYPPAEERVSHFRPFRDFSRISVLNTVLVLITFLYIKPRDLIRFLLKKESWKKMWREEVLRADESNGRKAASIGFGIFMAIVPIWGFQLLVAILVSIRLKLNKALVLLAAHVSTPPLTPFVIFASFLTGRIWLGQTAKDLVFTEGITFDTIRDNTLQYIYGSITLAIGAGLLAAAVSWVLLSVFRKQKK